The sequence GTACGACGAAGAGGCAGCCGGCCACGAGCAGGTGCAGATACATCAGCTCGTGCAGCCAGCCCACGCGCAGGGCGGTGGCGAAGTACGGCGTGAAGTACACCGTCAGCTCCGTGGCGAGCACGAGTGCCGTACTGACCAGGGGGAACGTCAGCACGCGTACCAGGCGGCCGGACATCAGGCGGCGCACACGCCGGGTGGAGTTCTCCGGCAGGGCTTCCACGGCGAGCCGCAGCGGGTCACCGAGGGCAAGGCCCAGGGGGACGACGAGGTCCAGCAGGACGTTCTGCACGGCGGCCGGCCAGAACAGCACATGGTCGTAGACGGCCAGCGCGGACATCGTGGCCACCACCAGCCCGCCCAGGCCGAGCAGCGCGAAGGCGGCTGCGCGGACGGGCGGCCAGGGCTCGCCCCGCCGGCGCAGCCGCGCCACACCCCGGCCGTAGAGCGCGCCCAGGGCGATGACCAGCAGCAACGCGGGGACGTCCAGCTGCCAGGTGGACAGCAGACGTCCTGTGGTCAGCTCGGGCAGCTGGCCGGCCGACAGTGCGGTCAGCGCGTGGCCGTCCATGGGGATCGTCCTCCTTCGGCTCGGTACGGGGGCCTCGGCGCGGAAGAGTCCGGCTCGGGTCCACCACGGGACGGTAGTCCCCGGCGTGCCGCGGCCCGGCATCGGGGTACGGCACGCCGGGGTGAAAAGCGCGGATCAGCCAAGACCGAACCAGTCCGCGACCGTCTGGACGAGGAGGATCGTCGACATGGCGGCGACGCCCACGACCACGGCGGTGGCGGCGACGCGGTAGCGCGGGCCGTTGGCGGCCGGGCCGAGGACCGAGCGGCGGTTGGTCAGGACCAGGAGGTAGACCAGCACGATGGGGCTGATCAGACCCTGGAGGACCTGGGTGCCGATGAGCAGCTGGATGACGTCGACCGGGGTCATCGCGACCGTGGCGCCCAGCACGATCTGGGCGGTGAACAGGCCCAGGAAGAGGGGGGCGTCACGGAAGCTGCGGGAGACGGAGCGTTCCACGCCGGCGGCCTCTCCTATGGCGTAGCTGGCCGAGAGCGGGACGACGGCGCCGGCCAGGGCGGAGGCCCCGAGCAGGCCGAGCGCGAACAGCAGCTCCGCGTTGCGGCCTGCGACCGGCTTGAGGGCCTCGGCGGCCTGGGCGGCGGAGTCCAGCGGGCCGGTGCCGCCGATGGCCGAGGCCGTGGCGATGATGATGGTCAGGCTGATGACACAGGCGAAGACGGCGCCGAGGATGGCGTCGGCACGGATGAGCGGGTAGTCGGCGGGCTTGGCGCCCCGGTCCACGA comes from Streptomyces sp. FXJ1.172 and encodes:
- a CDS encoding cytochrome c oxidase assembly protein — translated: MDGHALTALSAGQLPELTTGRLLSTWQLDVPALLLVIALGALYGRGVARLRRRGEPWPPVRAAAFALLGLGGLVVATMSALAVYDHVLFWPAAVQNVLLDLVVPLGLALGDPLRLAVEALPENSTRRVRRLMSGRLVRVLTFPLVSTALVLATELTVYFTPYFATALRVGWLHELMYLHLLVAGCLFVVPMLTHEEALPRWCTHPVRAALVFLDGIVDAVPGVVVMTHGTLIAGAWYLHHAPSWSPDVRHDQQIGGGAMLSIAELVALPFLLALLYQWARAERVQNAALDRRLDEELAPAVVPAPASEQAPQAPSAERVRPWWETEQNDVAARIRSQHREK